One Mycobacteroides abscessus ATCC 19977 genomic window carries:
- a CDS encoding flavin-containing monooxygenase — protein MSARRRKTNGPDRRVDHEVVIIGAGLSGIGVARDLLRAGVSDITIFERAAAVGGTWRDNVYPGIGVDVPAQAYQFRDACNPEWSRFYAKGPEVLAYIERLTDDFGVRALIRFNSEVGERHWDDDADLWRMKVNGKDVTARFVVVAAGPFPEPKPAELPGLDDFAGTILKSASWDQRVDLAGKRVAIIGTGASAVQIIPEIAREVGRLDVYQRTPIWIFPKFDPTTPRAVKTFFRRVPLAQRLLQEGLELVYAGVLVYGVMYYANVKIVPQAVSSFLRNVTYRMAVPDKELRAKLTPDYDFGCKRPAVSSSYLQTFTRDNVDLITDPIETITRTGIRTRGGAQRDIDVLVLATGFRLFYDPQIYRDTPVTGRDGFDLGDFYAHQLPQSYHGISIPGLPNYFQVFGHYGWTGGTWHSVVDTAGAHISRVIAQAQRLGATDVEVRRQAAADWTAQVRGRYATSLFQVGNCATANSYYFDHNGESAYIRPMSTQAARRSSRTFPLHDYAFEGHAEPERAAAVANKAVV, from the coding sequence ATGAGCGCGCGGCGGCGCAAGACGAATGGGCCCGACCGCCGTGTTGATCACGAAGTGGTGATCATCGGTGCCGGGCTGTCCGGTATCGGGGTGGCCCGCGACTTGTTGCGGGCCGGCGTCAGCGATATCACCATCTTCGAGCGGGCCGCGGCCGTCGGTGGCACCTGGCGGGACAACGTGTATCCCGGCATCGGCGTTGATGTCCCGGCGCAGGCATATCAATTCCGGGATGCATGCAACCCCGAATGGTCCCGGTTCTATGCCAAGGGCCCCGAGGTACTGGCATATATCGAGCGGTTGACCGACGACTTCGGCGTACGTGCGCTGATTCGCTTCAACAGTGAAGTAGGGGAGCGCCATTGGGACGATGACGCCGATCTTTGGCGCATGAAGGTGAACGGCAAGGACGTGACCGCACGATTCGTCGTCGTCGCGGCGGGACCGTTCCCGGAGCCCAAACCGGCCGAGCTACCGGGGCTCGACGACTTCGCGGGCACCATCCTGAAATCGGCGTCCTGGGATCAGCGCGTCGACCTGGCGGGCAAGCGGGTCGCCATCATCGGCACCGGGGCCAGCGCCGTACAGATCATTCCCGAGATCGCCCGCGAGGTCGGTCGCCTCGACGTCTATCAGCGCACGCCGATCTGGATCTTCCCCAAGTTCGATCCCACCACTCCGAGGGCCGTCAAGACCTTCTTTCGCCGGGTCCCCCTGGCGCAGCGGCTGCTGCAGGAGGGGTTGGAACTCGTTTATGCCGGGGTGCTGGTCTACGGCGTCATGTACTACGCGAACGTCAAGATCGTCCCGCAGGCGGTGTCCAGCTTCCTGCGCAACGTGACCTACCGGATGGCGGTACCGGATAAGGAGCTTCGCGCCAAACTCACCCCGGACTACGACTTCGGCTGCAAGCGGCCCGCGGTCTCCAGTTCGTACTTGCAGACCTTCACTAGAGACAATGTCGACCTGATCACCGATCCGATCGAGACGATCACCCGGACGGGCATCCGCACCCGCGGCGGTGCCCAGCGCGATATCGATGTGCTGGTGCTCGCGACCGGTTTCCGGCTGTTCTATGACCCCCAGATCTACCGCGATACCCCGGTCACCGGGCGCGACGGCTTTGACCTGGGCGACTTCTATGCGCATCAGTTGCCGCAGAGCTATCACGGCATCTCCATACCCGGGTTGCCCAATTACTTCCAGGTGTTCGGGCACTACGGATGGACCGGCGGCACCTGGCACAGCGTCGTGGATACCGCGGGCGCGCACATCAGCCGCGTGATCGCCCAGGCGCAGCGCCTGGGCGCGACCGATGTCGAAGTGCGCCGGCAGGCGGCGGCGGACTGGACAGCGCAGGTACGGGGCCGGTACGCCACCTCGTTATTTCAGGTCGGCAACTGTGCTACCGCCAACAGCTACTACTTCGACCACAACGGCGAGTCCGCGTACATCCGGCCGATGTCCACGCAGGCCGCGCGGCGCTCGTCGCGCACCTTCCCGCTCCATGACTATGCGTTCGAGGGGCACGCCGAGCCGGAGCGGGCGGCGGCTGTGGCGAACAAGGCAGTTGTCTAG